In the genome of Candidatus Hydrogenedens sp., one region contains:
- a CDS encoding redoxin domain-containing protein, whose protein sequence is MNIQIASKSQVKKDTMFLALSIILLSIASISCSSNALNIGEVMPDFKLKDYDGKEHSLSQYKGKIVVIEFCSQECPYSRGADPDLINLHAKYSPKGVVFLGIDSNFETTPEEIKKYALEVKKPYPILKDVENKYADAVKAKVTPEIFIIDKDGKIAYHGAFDDRKRPDGKPTEKYTENAIEALIEGKAVPKPETKAWGCGIRREIQ, encoded by the coding sequence ATGAACATTCAAATTGCCTCCAAAAGCCAAGTAAAAAAAGATACTATGTTTTTGGCACTCTCTATTATTTTATTATCTATCGCAAGCATTTCTTGCTCATCAAATGCCCTTAATATTGGTGAAGTCATGCCAGATTTCAAATTAAAAGATTATGATGGAAAGGAACATTCTCTATCCCAGTATAAAGGTAAAATCGTTGTAATTGAATTTTGTTCCCAAGAATGCCCTTATTCTCGCGGGGCAGATCCAGATTTAATTAACCTGCACGCAAAATACAGTCCCAAAGGTGTCGTTTTTTTGGGAATTGATTCTAATTTTGAAACAACACCAGAAGAAATAAAAAAATATGCACTTGAAGTTAAGAAACCCTATCCTATTCTAAAAGATGTTGAAAATAAATATGCTGATGCAGTCAAGGCTAAGGTAACACCCGAAATTTTCATCATTGATAAAGATGGGAAAATTGCATATCACGGTGCTTTTGATGACCGTAAAAGACCAGATGGTAAGCCAACAGAAAAGTACACAGAAAATGCTATTGAAGCCTTAATAGAAGGTAAGGCTGTCCCTAAACCAGAAACAAAGGCTTGGGGCTGCGGTATCAGAAGAGAGATTCAATAA
- the rpmF gene encoding 50S ribosomal protein L32: MPVPKRRTGKAKRNMRRSHHALTKPNLVECPHCSEKILPHRVCPKCGYYKNRLVLKLEEE, translated from the coding sequence GTGCCTGTCCCAAAACGAAGAACTGGAAAAGCAAAAAGAAATATGAGAAGGTCACATCATGCATTGACCAAACCGAACTTAGTGGAATGTCCACATTGCAGTGAGAAAATTTTACCTCACCGTGTATGTCCAAAGTGTGGCTATTATAAGAACCGTCTTGTATTAAAGTTAGAAGAAGAATAA
- a CDS encoding NAD(P)/FAD-dependent oxidoreductase — MNSKIYDVAIIGAGCCGASIARRLSAYEVSVALLEKCIDVGFGVTKANSGIIHAGFHHPITSLKARLEIRGNLMFDQLHYELGFPFKRVGVLVVAFSVEEMKTIEHLYAQGVANGVPRMEICGRERILNLEPQLNPDVVGGLYAPTGGIIEPYRYVFSLVESAQKNGVDVLTQFTVNRGVREHDYWVIESKEGKTVKAKYVVNSAGLFADEVSKVFNAEEYKIIPRKGEEFLLQRNAKGLPNHVIFPVPGAHTKGILVIPTVEGTLMVGPTAIETDDKEDVETSSQNLETIFMQATYMVPAISRREIITSFAGLRPTLKGNDFYIEPSKLQPNFIHVSGIQSPGLTASPAIGEYVKDLLKQEGLTLIEKKEYDPFLPHPIKVRDLTFEQLAQLVEKDSKYGHIVCRCENVSEAEVIEAISKGHITLDGIKFYTRAGMGRCQGAFCTYKILKIISKETGIPIEKITKRGDNSWIVYQRLQDFAMKQIQE, encoded by the coding sequence ATGAATAGCAAGATTTATGATGTTGCCATTATAGGTGCGGGATGTTGTGGTGCCTCGATAGCGAGAAGGTTATCAGCTTATGAGGTCTCAGTTGCCCTACTCGAAAAATGTATCGATGTTGGGTTTGGTGTAACAAAAGCCAATTCAGGAATTATTCATGCTGGTTTTCATCATCCTATTACCTCTTTAAAAGCACGGTTAGAAATTCGTGGGAATTTGATGTTTGACCAACTCCATTATGAGTTAGGATTTCCTTTCAAGAGGGTTGGTGTTCTTGTTGTTGCTTTCAGTGTGGAGGAAATGAAGACTATTGAACACCTATATGCACAAGGCGTAGCAAATGGTGTTCCACGTATGGAGATTTGTGGACGTGAACGAATACTTAATTTAGAACCGCAACTGAATCCGGATGTTGTTGGGGGATTATATGCCCCAACAGGTGGAATTATTGAGCCATATCGCTATGTATTTTCGTTAGTAGAATCGGCACAGAAGAATGGAGTTGATGTCCTGACTCAATTTACAGTTAATCGAGGTGTTCGAGAGCATGATTACTGGGTGATTGAATCGAAAGAGGGAAAAACTGTTAAAGCTAAATATGTGGTTAATTCTGCTGGATTATTTGCAGATGAGGTTTCTAAGGTATTTAATGCGGAGGAGTATAAAATTATACCAAGAAAGGGTGAAGAGTTCTTGCTTCAAAGGAATGCCAAAGGCTTACCTAATCATGTTATTTTCCCTGTCCCTGGTGCTCATACAAAAGGTATTCTTGTAATACCAACTGTTGAAGGCACATTAATGGTTGGTCCTACCGCAATTGAGACAGATGATAAAGAGGATGTAGAAACATCGTCACAGAATCTTGAAACCATATTTATGCAGGCAACTTATATGGTTCCGGCTATTTCTCGACGAGAAATAATAACTTCATTTGCTGGATTAAGACCTACATTAAAAGGAAATGATTTTTATATTGAACCTTCAAAATTACAGCCTAATTTTATACATGTCTCAGGTATTCAGTCGCCAGGATTAACTGCTTCACCTGCTATAGGTGAGTATGTGAAAGATTTACTAAAACAAGAAGGTTTGACACTTATAGAGAAAAAAGAATACGACCCATTTTTGCCACATCCAATTAAAGTCCGAGATTTAACTTTTGAACAGTTAGCCCAACTTGTAGAAAAGGACTCGAAGTATGGACATATCGTTTGTAGGTGTGAAAACGTATCTGAAGCTGAAGTTATAGAGGCTATTTCAAAAGGGCATATAACTTTAGATGGAATTAAGTTCTATACACGGGCTGGAATGGGACGGTGTCAGGGTGCTTTTTGTACTTATAAAATATTAAAAATTATTTCAAAGGAGACAGGAATACCGATAGAAAAGATAACAAAGCGGGGAGATAATAGTTGGATTGTCTATCAACGACTCCAAGATTTCGCAATGAAACAAATTCAGGAGTAA
- a CDS encoding TlpA family protein disulfide reductase, with the protein MAFLLLYTSTAIAQETNQNQLQEKEEIKPNIKIIRLQEIETIITEKRQGITIINLWATWCPPCVEELPFFGNIYKNYPKDLVHLYLINIEGKENGKKVVEPFLKKKPLPCPVYLLEDGTPEMIEKTLKTQISGALPVTLIYNSKGKLVKKFEEAITENTLNEILKNYGIEPIKKSE; encoded by the coding sequence ATGGCTTTCCTTCTTCTGTATACAAGTACCGCAATCGCTCAGGAGACCAATCAAAATCAGCTTCAAGAAAAAGAAGAAATCAAGCCAAATATAAAAATTATTCGTTTACAAGAAATTGAGACCATCATTACTGAAAAAAGACAAGGCATTACTATCATTAATCTTTGGGCAACATGGTGCCCTCCATGTGTTGAAGAGCTACCCTTCTTTGGAAATATTTATAAAAACTACCCCAAGGACTTAGTTCATCTTTATCTTATTAATATTGAGGGAAAAGAAAACGGAAAAAAGGTCGTAGAACCTTTTTTAAAAAAGAAACCATTACCTTGTCCTGTATACCTGCTTGAAGATGGAACTCCTGAGATGATAGAGAAAACACTTAAGACCCAAATAAGTGGCGCGTTACCAGTAACACTTATTTATAACTCAAAAGGAAAACTTGTAAAAAAATTTGAAGAAGCCATAACAGAAAACACATTAAATGAAATATTAAAAAATTATGGCATAGAACCTATCAAGAAGAGTGAATAG
- a CDS encoding alpha-L-fucosidase: MGIFLVLSFLSVSVNMVTPPEPLYPIPTPQQIKWHQQEMGMFCHFGINTFHNEEWTDGTKLAESFNPTDFNPQQWADVAKNVGMGYLILTVKHHDGFVLYPTMHTDYCVRLSPWQNGQGDVVKGVSEACKKAGIYFGFYLSPWDRHEPRYNDNTAYDEYFKSLLREVITNYGPVFEVWFDGAGTKGHKYDWEGYYQLIKQLEPNALIAICGPDIRWVGNEDGLAPETLWNVQERDGKKVWWPAECDVPIRKGQWFYHTDGENRLLSLNQLLKIYYYSVGRGAVLLLNVSPDRSGHLPEPDVSRLLEWRNVITETFKTNLAEGAHWSASNVRGNAKEFSPEMCLKENDNLYWATDDNVLNASITLHFSKPVIFDRVVLKEQISLGQRVEGHSIWVKKGKSFEKVDSGTTIGYKRIHCIPQQKTKEIRIQIDKSLACPTLDFVGIYQSSPHDLKTLK; this comes from the coding sequence ATGGGTATATTCTTAGTTTTAAGTTTTTTATCTGTTAGTGTAAATATGGTTACACCTCCAGAGCCATTATATCCAATACCGACGCCCCAACAGATTAAATGGCATCAGCAAGAAATGGGAATGTTTTGTCATTTTGGAATAAATACATTCCATAACGAGGAATGGACAGATGGAACAAAACTGGCAGAAAGTTTTAATCCAACTGATTTTAATCCTCAACAATGGGCAGATGTTGCTAAGAACGTAGGTATGGGTTATTTAATTTTGACAGTGAAGCATCACGACGGTTTTGTGTTATATCCTACCATGCATACAGATTATTGTGTACGTTTATCACCGTGGCAAAATGGTCAGGGAGATGTTGTTAAGGGGGTATCAGAAGCATGTAAAAAAGCAGGGATTTATTTCGGTTTTTATCTATCTCCCTGGGATAGGCATGAGCCAAGATATAATGATAATACTGCTTATGATGAGTACTTCAAGAGTTTGTTACGTGAAGTGATAACAAATTATGGACCTGTTTTTGAAGTATGGTTTGATGGGGCTGGCACGAAAGGGCATAAATATGATTGGGAAGGGTATTATCAACTAATAAAACAATTAGAACCGAATGCATTGATTGCTATTTGTGGTCCTGATATTCGTTGGGTCGGAAATGAAGATGGTTTGGCACCTGAAACGCTGTGGAATGTTCAAGAGCGTGATGGAAAAAAGGTTTGGTGGCCTGCGGAATGTGATGTACCTATTCGTAAAGGTCAATGGTTCTATCATACCGATGGTGAAAACAGACTTTTATCATTAAATCAGCTATTAAAAATCTACTATTATTCAGTAGGTAGGGGTGCTGTTTTATTGCTTAATGTGTCACCTGACCGTTCTGGACATTTACCGGAGCCGGATGTGTCACGGCTGTTAGAGTGGCGTAATGTGATCACAGAAACATTTAAAACAAATCTTGCGGAAGGTGCGCATTGGAGTGCAAGTAATGTGCGTGGAAATGCAAAAGAATTTTCTCCAGAAATGTGTTTGAAAGAAAATGATAATTTATACTGGGCAACGGATGATAATGTTCTAAATGCAAGTATTACATTACATTTTTCTAAACCTGTTATATTTGATAGGGTCGTATTAAAAGAGCAGATTTCATTAGGGCAACGGGTTGAAGGACATTCTATCTGGGTAAAAAAGGGTAAATCCTTTGAAAAAGTAGATTCAGGAACTACCATTGGTTATAAGAGAATCCATTGCATACCCCAACAAAAAACAAAAGAAATAAGAATTCAAATAGACAAATCATTAGCATGCCCAACATTAGATTTTGTTGGGATATACCAATCTTCACCGCATGATTTAAAGACACTAAAATAA
- a CDS encoding DUF1667 domain-containing protein, which yields MEQEIICLSCPNGCHIQVREVKPGTYSYQGAKCERGEIYAYEEITDPKRIVTAVIATNSDEMPYIPVKTDKPIPKKFIKPLLKKLYTQKVDIPVSAGKIIIENFENTGVNVVITRSFPIHSS from the coding sequence ATGGAACAAGAGATTATTTGTTTAAGTTGTCCAAACGGGTGCCATATACAAGTAAGAGAAGTTAAACCCGGAACGTATTCTTATCAGGGTGCTAAGTGTGAACGAGGTGAAATATATGCTTACGAAGAGATTACTGACCCAAAGCGGATTGTAACTGCTGTTATTGCAACAAATTCAGATGAGATGCCATATATTCCTGTTAAAACAGACAAGCCAATACCTAAAAAGTTTATTAAACCTTTATTAAAAAAGTTATATACCCAGAAAGTTGACATTCCTGTTAGTGCAGGAAAGATTATTATTGAGAATTTTGAAAATACAGGGGTTAATGTTGTTATTACCAGGAGTTTTCCTATTCACTCTTCTTGA
- a CDS encoding response regulator transcription factor, with translation MPAKVLIVDDDVQFCSQLVKELSQKDFQCFVLNTSDNVIETIKREGIHIVLLDIMLPQISGFELCRRIRTDREIYHIGIIFITAMKDHEELEHGFSQGADDYLIKPISMNMLLSRLNALLASIKRDPLVDDYTGFGTVRFMRLELQRTILLTQNFGFVYIELSGVQNLYNLLGEDESTRILRIFAKHLKSIVISYYGKDCILGHIGNGHFIIMIPPRDMDLFFKDLKNSWENSLGELFAKYRLSPDKFKHRSDIPLNLYICGLICNPTLTTSPQEVFNSLKQLYIKCKLQSSNRILIDKRNK, from the coding sequence ATGCCAGCTAAAGTATTAATTGTTGATGATGATGTTCAGTTTTGTTCACAATTAGTGAAGGAACTATCTCAAAAAGATTTTCAATGTTTTGTTTTAAATACTTCTGATAATGTGATTGAGACGATAAAAAGGGAAGGTATTCATATTGTATTGCTTGACATAATGCTCCCTCAAATTTCTGGATTTGAACTTTGTAGGCGAATTCGGACAGATAGGGAAATTTATCATATAGGAATTATTTTTATAACAGCGATGAAAGACCATGAAGAGTTAGAACATGGTTTTTCTCAAGGTGCAGATGATTATTTGATAAAGCCTATATCTATGAATATGCTTTTATCACGATTAAATGCTTTATTAGCATCAATAAAAAGAGACCCCCTTGTTGATGATTATACGGGTTTTGGTACAGTTCGTTTTATGCGATTAGAATTACAAAGAACCATTTTACTAACTCAAAACTTTGGATTTGTATATATCGAATTGTCAGGGGTGCAAAATCTTTATAACTTATTAGGTGAAGATGAATCTACAAGAATACTTAGGATATTTGCTAAACATTTAAAATCTATTGTGATTTCTTACTATGGAAAGGATTGTATCTTAGGACATATAGGAAATGGCCATTTTATTATTATGATTCCGCCGAGGGATATGGATTTGTTTTTCAAAGATTTAAAGAATTCATGGGAAAATTCGTTAGGAGAACTGTTTGCCAAATATCGGCTATCCCCTGATAAATTTAAGCATAGGAGTGATATACCACTTAATCTTTATATATGCGGTTTAATATGTAATCCTACCCTAACGACTTCGCCACAAGAAGTATTTAATTCATTAAAACAATTATACATAAAATGTAAATTACAGAGTAGTAATAGAATTCTTATTGATAAACGTAACAAATAA
- a CDS encoding DUF177 domain-containing protein, translated as MDILKIRIVDISGKGYQINETVKVSEIQPVDVKSLPIETVKVEGVMKKVGKNYLFEGQIAGFFIHACDRCLDETRYEINKQIIWLFEQGRCDSYLNIIVDTEKGEDRGKKGKDKDEFDELAEKRTYQGDEINLAPYIWEELVLDMPYKFLCKEDCAGLCPICGTNLNHNMCTCKKDADDESMHLTNTKLSELLQGMNLNIKED; from the coding sequence TTGGATATACTAAAAATAAGAATAGTGGATATATCAGGCAAGGGCTATCAGATTAACGAAACTGTAAAGGTTTCGGAAATACAGCCTGTTGATGTTAAATCCCTTCCAATTGAGACTGTCAAAGTGGAGGGGGTCATGAAAAAAGTTGGCAAGAATTATTTATTTGAAGGGCAAATAGCAGGTTTTTTTATACACGCATGTGATAGATGTCTTGATGAAACAAGGTATGAAATTAATAAACAAATTATATGGTTATTTGAGCAAGGACGATGCGATAGTTATTTAAATATTATTGTTGATACAGAAAAAGGTGAAGATAGAGGTAAAAAAGGAAAAGATAAAGATGAATTTGATGAATTGGCAGAGAAAAGAACATACCAAGGAGATGAAATTAATCTTGCCCCCTATATTTGGGAAGAGTTGGTGTTAGATATGCCATATAAATTTTTATGTAAAGAAGATTGTGCTGGTTTGTGCCCAATATGTGGCACCAATCTTAATCATAATATGTGTACATGTAAGAAAGATGCAGATGATGAATCAATGCATTTAACAAATACAAAGTTATCAGAATTACTACAAGGAATGAACCTCAACATAAAGGAGGATTAA
- a CDS encoding FAD-dependent oxidoreductase, with amino-acid sequence MQEKNYDVIVIGAGAAGMASALKSAEQGLKTAVVDREPYLGGILPQCIHNGFGIHLFKEELTGPEFAERFIQRIVRSDIDVFLNTTATSMAVHQPIKQVNLCSSEYGVLQINARAIVLAMGCRERNRGNLGIPGTRPAGIFTAGLAQRLINIDGYLPGRRVVIVGSGDIGLIMARRLTWTGAEVLCVVEILPYPSGLTRNIVQCLNDYNIPLYLSHVVTRIEGKDRVEAVEITPLENGVPNYSKTFKVECDTLLFSVGLIPENELTQSAGIKMNPETGGPLVDTRLMTSAEGVFACGNVLHVHDLVDWVSDEAQRCATEVVNYLQGKTEKVLQGKVIVGSNLKYVLPNRYRLGKKNRFSMRSLVVRDKATLVIRQGEKLVRQVTLRHVKPAEMFHVELKPEDLVEVVDNGELLPIEFSLE; translated from the coding sequence ATGCAGGAGAAAAATTATGATGTTATAGTAATAGGTGCTGGAGCGGCGGGAATGGCTTCCGCATTAAAATCCGCTGAGCAAGGTTTAAAGACAGCAGTGGTTGACCGTGAACCTTATTTAGGTGGTATTCTTCCACAGTGTATTCATAATGGTTTTGGAATACATTTGTTTAAGGAAGAACTTACAGGTCCTGAGTTTGCTGAGCGGTTTATTCAAAGAATAGTTCGCTCGGATATTGATGTGTTTTTAAATACTACCGCAACCAGTATGGCTGTTCATCAGCCTATAAAACAAGTGAATTTATGCAGTAGTGAATATGGGGTTTTGCAAATAAATGCTCGGGCTATCGTTTTGGCCATGGGATGCCGTGAAAGGAACCGTGGCAATCTTGGGATTCCTGGAACTCGACCCGCTGGAATTTTTACAGCGGGTTTGGCTCAAAGGTTGATAAATATAGATGGATATTTGCCTGGTAGGAGAGTAGTCATCGTTGGTTCTGGAGATATAGGGTTGATTATGGCACGAAGATTGACTTGGACAGGTGCAGAAGTCCTTTGTGTGGTTGAAATATTACCTTATCCATCTGGTTTAACACGAAATATTGTCCAGTGTTTGAACGATTATAATATCCCATTATATCTAAGTCATGTTGTAACGAGAATAGAAGGGAAAGATAGGGTCGAGGCAGTTGAAATTACCCCGTTGGAGAATGGGGTGCCTAATTATTCAAAAACGTTTAAAGTTGAATGTGATACATTACTATTTTCTGTAGGATTAATTCCTGAAAACGAATTAACGCAGTCTGCGGGAATAAAAATGAATCCAGAGACAGGAGGTCCTTTGGTGGATACACGACTTATGACCTCAGCAGAAGGTGTATTCGCTTGTGGTAATGTATTGCATGTTCATGACCTTGTAGATTGGGTTTCTGATGAGGCGCAACGTTGTGCAACGGAAGTGGTCAATTATTTACAGGGTAAAACAGAAAAAGTGTTGCAGGGAAAAGTTATAGTGGGGTCTAACTTGAAATATGTACTTCCAAATCGGTATCGGTTAGGGAAAAAAAATCGATTTTCAATGCGTTCTTTGGTTGTGCGAGATAAAGCGACGTTGGTTATTCGCCAAGGTGAAAAGTTGGTTAGACAAGTTACATTAAGACATGTAAAGCCAGCAGAAATGTTTCATGTGGAACTGAAGCCTGAAGATTTAGTTGAGGTTGTTGATAATGGAGAATTATTACCTATTGAATTTTCATTAGAATAA
- the trpD gene encoding anthranilate phosphoribosyltransferase, producing MEFTQILKRVVGGANLTCDDAYESLSAIMEGGVSEILTASFLTAMASRPVIGEELAGLAMAMRRFAMPVSVSRTPVIDTCGTGGDRKGTFNISTTTALVCAGAGVNVAKHGNRSATSACGSADVLECLGVVIDLPSEKVAICIDEIGIGFLFARRFHPAMKFVAKIRSELPFPTVFNLLGPLCNPVKLDGQIIGIFSKDLLEPVSKALQMLGIKRGFVVWGIDGIDEVNIAGETEVYEITPDSIKYYQITPEEFGFRRYNLDEIKGGNVGVNAEIVRNVLTGEKSPYRDAVLLNSIPAIIASGMTSDWKTALEMSEQSIDSGKAFEKLQQLIDLTRRLANEVS from the coding sequence ATGGAATTTACACAAATTCTGAAGAGAGTTGTAGGTGGAGCCAATCTTACCTGTGATGATGCTTACGAGTCGCTTTCCGCTATTATGGAGGGAGGTGTTTCAGAAATATTAACCGCATCTTTTTTAACTGCGATGGCGTCTCGTCCTGTTATTGGAGAGGAATTGGCGGGTCTGGCAATGGCAATGAGACGGTTTGCTATGCCTGTTTCTGTCTCGAGAACCCCAGTTATTGATACCTGTGGAACTGGAGGAGACCGTAAAGGAACCTTCAATATATCAACCACAACAGCTCTTGTTTGTGCTGGTGCAGGTGTTAATGTCGCAAAACATGGTAATCGAAGTGCCACGAGTGCTTGTGGGAGTGCTGATGTGCTTGAATGCCTTGGGGTAGTTATTGATTTGCCATCAGAGAAAGTCGCGATTTGTATTGATGAAATAGGTATTGGGTTTTTATTTGCACGTAGGTTCCATCCAGCTATGAAATTTGTAGCGAAGATTCGATCAGAATTACCGTTCCCAACCGTTTTTAATTTATTAGGTCCGCTATGTAATCCTGTTAAATTAGATGGTCAAATTATTGGTATTTTTTCCAAAGATTTGTTGGAACCCGTTTCGAAAGCATTGCAAATGTTAGGTATAAAACGAGGTTTTGTGGTTTGGGGAATTGATGGAATTGATGAAGTAAATATTGCTGGTGAAACAGAGGTATATGAGATAACTCCAGACAGTATAAAATATTACCAAATTACACCCGAAGAATTTGGATTTAGAAGATACAACCTTGATGAAATTAAAGGGGGTAATGTTGGAGTTAATGCGGAAATAGTTAGAAATGTATTAACTGGAGAAAAATCACCATATAGAGACGCAGTCCTATTAAATTCTATACCTGCTATTATAGCCAGTGGAATGACCTCAGATTGGAAAACAGCGTTAGAGATGTCTGAGCAATCTATAGATTCAGGAAAAGCATTTGAAAAACTTCAACAACTCATCGATTTAACTCGCCGTTTGGCAAATGAGGTTTCATAG
- a CDS encoding tetratricopeptide repeat protein — translation MNILKGQITKEHLSILLILLLALCIKISYLYHISNQPEFSNLIVDPQFNDYWAHRIIYGNNYPSPTGEDPMIESTPYGRPPGYPFLLACIYFIFGDNYYSPRLIQFFVGLINIYLTFLFVAKISNNKSAGLVSALLLTLLWEPVYFEGEINYPVWVISLVIIFIYLSLTYLQKNSIKVLLFLGLILGLFSLFRPNALIMFPFYLALIIFCNYSYNIKKMGIHLIVFSFSLLLIISPVFVRNYLVSREFFLISSFGGVNTYIGNNPYSTGDSPIIPDIINLCGVDNWSCFNYRLLVKGLGIKQEGREFSFGEASRFFYRKSLEFWKNNPLSAIKLTLRKTLLFWGPTIVSDGKVISLDRNLSFIKYLPGFPFLLGLTLFTISILLLKMPLHTEYLKLNIFLLIWCLLYSFSVIPFFISERYRVPIIPPLCFISGIGISTFLNNWKTEKYLKNISYLLLGVFCLFATYNIPIHYKPEQSRWLYHRAIVFHKSQKITDALNYAKMATKVNSTYAEPYSLLGIISLEQNKLDDAENYYKKALSVNPYYAMANNNLGYVMELKNQIEQAKQYYEKACNLSPVYSLAWINLGRVHLYYLNQLDEAEQCFSKAIELEPKNWAGWFHLGNVSIQKNNYPLAEDSYNKSLSLNPQNPHILNNLGFLCIQTQKYNKAIDYLRKALEINPQFEDAMFNLGNTFKYLGKLDEAIYWYQKTIEVNPNYPEAKEELDKLTSNSDKEDVRKK, via the coding sequence ATGAACATACTTAAAGGACAAATAACAAAGGAACATTTGTCCATTTTATTAATTTTATTATTAGCTCTCTGTATAAAAATTAGCTACTTGTATCACATATCCAATCAACCTGAATTTTCAAATTTAATTGTAGACCCTCAGTTTAACGATTATTGGGCACACCGAATTATATATGGTAACAATTATCCCTCCCCTACAGGCGAAGATCCTATGATTGAATCAACTCCTTATGGTCGCCCACCTGGTTATCCTTTCCTTCTTGCTTGTATATACTTCATATTTGGTGATAATTATTACTCACCACGACTTATCCAATTCTTCGTGGGGCTTATAAATATTTACCTTACCTTTTTATTTGTGGCAAAAATTTCTAATAACAAAAGTGCTGGGTTGGTTAGTGCTCTTCTTCTTACGTTACTCTGGGAACCTGTTTACTTTGAAGGTGAAATTAATTATCCAGTATGGGTCATATCATTAGTTATTATATTTATATACTTATCTCTTACTTATTTACAAAAAAATTCAATAAAAGTACTTTTATTCCTTGGTCTTATTTTAGGCTTATTTTCCCTTTTCCGACCTAATGCTTTAATTATGTTCCCTTTTTATTTAGCCTTAATTATTTTCTGTAATTATTCTTACAACATAAAGAAAATGGGTATTCATCTTATCGTTTTCTCGTTCTCCCTTCTTCTTATAATATCCCCAGTATTCGTTCGTAATTATCTTGTTAGTAGAGAATTTTTTCTGATTTCCTCTTTTGGTGGAGTAAACACTTATATAGGGAATAATCCATACTCAACAGGAGATAGCCCAATTATTCCTGACATTATCAATCTATGTGGTGTAGATAATTGGAGTTGCTTTAATTATCGGCTATTAGTTAAAGGTCTTGGAATAAAACAGGAAGGGAGAGAATTCAGTTTTGGAGAAGCTTCTCGTTTCTTTTATCGTAAATCATTAGAATTCTGGAAGAATAATCCTCTATCTGCAATAAAATTAACCTTGCGAAAAACATTGCTTTTTTGGGGACCAACTATTGTTTCAGATGGTAAAGTTATTTCACTTGACAGAAATCTCTCCTTTATTAAATATTTGCCTGGTTTTCCATTTTTGTTGGGGCTTACTTTGTTTACAATATCAATACTTCTTTTGAAAATGCCGTTACATACTGAATATTTAAAACTTAATATCTTCCTTCTAATTTGGTGCTTACTGTATTCTTTTTCAGTAATTCCGTTCTTCATTTCTGAACGGTATCGTGTTCCTATAATCCCTCCTCTTTGCTTTATTTCTGGCATCGGTATTTCAACATTTTTAAACAATTGGAAAACAGAAAAATACTTAAAAAACATTTCGTATCTTTTGTTAGGGGTTTTCTGTTTATTTGCTACCTACAACATCCCTATTCATTATAAACCCGAACAATCACGTTGGCTTTATCATCGTGCTATTGTATTTCATAAAAGCCAAAAGATAACAGATGCATTAAATTATGCAAAAATGGCAACAAAAGTAAATTCAACCTATGCAGAGCCATACTCCCTACTTGGTATAATCTCATTAGAACAAAATAAGCTTGATGATGCAGAAAATTACTATAAAAAGGCTTTGTCTGTAAATCCATATTATGCTATGGCAAATAATAATCTCGGATATGTTATGGAACTTAAAAATCAGATTGAACAAGCAAAGCAATATTATGAAAAAGCATGTAACCTTAGTCCTGTTTATAGTTTAGCATGGATAAATTTAGGAAGGGTTCATTTATATTATCTAAATCAATTGGATGAAGCAGAGCAGTGCTTTTCAAAAGCTATAGAATTAGAACCCAAGAATTGGGCTGGATGGTTTCACTTAGGAAATGTTTCAATTCAGAAAAATAATTACCCACTAGCAGAAGATTCTTACAATAAATCTTTATCATTAAATCCCCAAAATCCTCACATCCTCAATAATCTTGGTTTTTTGTGTATACAAACGCAAAAATACAATAAAGCCATAGATTATTTAAGAAAAGCGTTAGAAATCAACCCTCAATTTGAAGATGCTATGTTTAATCTCGGAAACACTTTTAAATATCTTGGGAAATTAGATGAAGCTATCTATTGGTACCAAAAAACAATAGAAGTAAACCCCAACTATCCAGAAGCAAAAGAAGAACTTGATAAACTAACATCGAATTCTGATAAAGAAGATGTACGAAAAAAATGA